The Ignavibacteriota bacterium genome contains a region encoding:
- a CDS encoding glycoside hydrolase family 31 protein: MLRIPLLLLVLAAYTSAQELVQPGRIVSAKQNGNTVELRCDNARATLTWYSDEIVRVRFARDAFDAERSSAVVLTSGRAISPHVEETDTSIRYSTAAITVEITRGTSRLRLLTPDGRVLTEDNAGFGVTWQGSDVTSHRTLFRDEHFLGMGEKTGPLDRRGRRFVNWNTDFPAYGIEQDPLYVSIPFFIGVHDSLAYGIFFDNTRKTVFDFGASSDGRFMSFSAPAGDLDYYVCAGPTVADVIRQYTTLTGRAPMPPRWALGYQQCRWSYYPESEVLNLARTFREKDIPCDVITLDIHYMDAYKIFTWHPDRFPDPKRLADSLHALGFRLVTIVDPGIKIEKGYPAYEEGLRDGHFVTYPDGTLYIGEVWPGRCHFPDFTNEKTRLWWGRSMRALTDAGVDGFWNDMNEPAAWGQNIPDVVRFGFNGLPASMREAHNVYGLGMARASYEGALKLRPNIRPYTLTRAAYAGVQRYSAVWTGDNLASDEHLMLSSRMVQGLGLSGVPFTGSDVGGFIGDPSPDLMTRWMNLGVFTPFFRAHKHYGGKSAEPWAFGRDAENTMRLLIRLRYRLLPYIEAAFRTHERTGLPVARSLAIEWSHDPMVYDWRFHSEYLFGDHLLVAPVPSTDRRADVYLPAGIWYRFGSDSLFLGGSIHTVTAPIADLPVFVRAGAIIPMRPVGRSTSDSIGDTLELHVWEGGAITAMVYREDDGISVAAPSASTLVEHNPASRSLSWGNTEGRGSFRARVVRLVQHGSNKEGSASVNGVSVPWTVSTPKQRSLTVPFTPQTTITWRD, from the coding sequence ATGCTCCGCATCCCACTCCTCCTCCTCGTACTCGCGGCGTACACCTCGGCGCAGGAACTCGTGCAGCCCGGACGAATCGTGTCGGCGAAACAGAACGGCAATACCGTCGAGCTTCGCTGTGACAACGCGCGCGCCACGCTGACGTGGTATTCCGACGAGATTGTGCGTGTGCGCTTCGCGCGCGACGCCTTCGACGCCGAACGTTCATCCGCGGTGGTGCTGACATCCGGCCGGGCCATCAGCCCGCATGTCGAAGAAACGGATACATCGATCCGATATTCCACCGCGGCGATCACCGTGGAGATAACGCGCGGCACGTCACGCCTCCGCCTGCTCACGCCCGACGGCCGTGTGCTCACCGAGGACAACGCGGGCTTCGGCGTGACCTGGCAGGGGAGCGACGTCACCAGTCATCGGACCCTGTTCCGCGACGAACATTTCCTGGGGATGGGCGAGAAGACCGGTCCGCTGGACAGGCGCGGCCGCCGTTTCGTGAATTGGAATACCGACTTCCCCGCATACGGCATCGAGCAGGATCCGCTGTACGTGAGCATCCCGTTTTTCATCGGCGTGCACGATTCGCTCGCCTACGGAATCTTTTTCGACAACACACGGAAAACCGTCTTCGACTTCGGCGCGTCGAGCGACGGACGCTTCATGAGTTTCTCCGCGCCCGCGGGCGATCTCGATTATTACGTCTGTGCGGGTCCGACCGTTGCCGACGTGATCCGGCAATACACCACGCTGACCGGCCGCGCGCCCATGCCGCCGCGCTGGGCACTCGGATATCAGCAGTGCCGGTGGAGTTATTATCCGGAGTCCGAAGTCCTGAATCTCGCCCGCACCTTCCGCGAGAAAGACATTCCCTGCGACGTGATCACGCTCGATATCCATTACATGGACGCCTACAAAATTTTCACGTGGCATCCCGATCGTTTCCCTGATCCCAAACGTCTGGCTGATTCGCTGCACGCACTGGGTTTTCGTCTCGTCACCATCGTGGATCCGGGCATCAAGATCGAAAAGGGATATCCCGCGTACGAGGAGGGTCTGCGCGATGGTCACTTTGTGACGTATCCCGACGGCACACTCTACATCGGCGAGGTGTGGCCCGGCCGCTGCCACTTCCCGGATTTTACGAATGAAAAGACGCGGCTCTGGTGGGGCCGCTCCATGCGCGCGCTGACCGACGCGGGAGTGGACGGTTTCTGGAACGACATGAACGAACCCGCGGCCTGGGGACAGAACATACCCGACGTTGTGCGTTTCGGGTTCAACGGTCTGCCGGCCTCGATGCGCGAGGCGCACAACGTGTACGGCCTCGGCATGGCGCGCGCCTCGTACGAAGGCGCGCTGAAGCTCCGTCCCAACATCCGACCCTATACCCTGACACGCGCGGCATACGCGGGCGTGCAGCGCTATTCCGCGGTGTGGACGGGCGACAATCTCGCATCGGACGAACATCTCATGCTGTCGTCGCGCATGGTGCAGGGGCTCGGACTCTCCGGTGTGCCCTTCACCGGATCCGATGTCGGCGGCTTTATCGGCGATCCTTCGCCCGATCTCATGACACGCTGGATGAACCTCGGCGTATTCACGCCCTTCTTCCGTGCGCATAAACATTACGGTGGCAAGTCGGCCGAACCCTGGGCCTTCGGCCGCGATGCCGAGAACACGATGCGCTTGCTGATCCGCCTGCGCTATCGCCTGTTGCCCTACATCGAAGCGGCCTTCCGCACGCATGAACGGACGGGTCTGCCCGTGGCGCGTTCCCTCGCCATCGAATGGTCGCACGATCCCATGGTGTACGACTGGCGTTTCCACAGCGAGTACCTGTTCGGCGACCATCTGCTCGTCGCGCCCGTGCCCTCGACCGACCGCCGCGCGGATGTGTATCTGCCCGCCGGCATCTGGTACAGATTCGGATCGGACAGTCTTTTTCTCGGAGGAAGCATCCACACCGTCACGGCGCCCATCGCCGACCTGCCCGTGTTTGTGCGCGCCGGCGCCATCATACCGATGCGCCCGGTCGGGCGGAGCACGAGCGATAGTATCGGCGATACACTCGAGCTGCACGTGTGGGAGGGCGGTGCCATCACCGCGATGGTCTATCGCGAGGACGACGGCATCAGCGTGGCCGCGCCCTCGGCATCGACACTTGTCGAACACAATCCCGCGTCCCGCTCGCTGAGCTGGGGAAATACCGAGGGACGGGGCAGTTTCCGCGCGCGCGTCGTGCGCCTCGTGCAGCACGGATCGAACAAGGAAGGATCCGCGTCGGTGAACGGCGTTTCGGTTCCGTGGACCGTATCCACGCCGAAGCAACGCTCGCTGACCGTGCCCTTTACGCCGCAGACGACCATCACGTGGCGGGATTGA
- a CDS encoding S9 family peptidase, whose protein sequence is MLLARPLTAQKLTYPHTPKVDHVDAYHGEKVADPYRWLESMDSSAVADWVKEQNAVTFEYLGKIPFREKLRSRLSAIWNYPRQSAPWRAGEYWFMSRNTGLQNQSLVYVRKGLDGAERVFLDPNTLSKDGTVALGGLFDSHDGTYMAYTISRSGSDWQEIHVQNIATGEKLSDHITGVKFSGASWHGNGFYYNRYSDPTKEDLSLSAVNERQKVYYHKLGTPQSADVLIHEDSEHPRRTFSVSSTDDERFLILAVSEQGKDGNALYVRDLAKKETTWRPIVETFDDDFWVIDHENGVLLVNTNKGAPRRTVVRIDPAHPEEKNWTVLLPQKNDVLASAGTVGGRLIAVYMHDAHHAVFQYTLDGKLEREITLPTLCTVGGFGGKKEDQFTFYSVTSFTFPNAVYKYEITTGKSTLYWRPDIAADLETYETRQVFYRSKDGTRVPMFLVHKKGLKLDGTNPTLLYAYGGFNASMTPSFSAARLVWLENGGVYAMACLRGGGEYGEEWHKAGTRLRKQNVFDDFIAAAEYLVKEKYTSPSKLAMQGGSNGGLLVGAVANQRPDLFAVALPAVGVMDMLRFHTFTIGWAWVSDYGSSDDPAEYRALKAYSPLHNIRSGVDYPATLVTTADHDDRVVPAHSFKYIATLQEKYTGNKPVLIRIDTKAGHGGGKPMSKIIEETADVYAFTMYHLGMNAE, encoded by the coding sequence ATGCTGCTCGCACGTCCGCTCACCGCGCAGAAGCTCACGTATCCGCACACACCGAAAGTGGATCATGTGGACGCCTATCACGGCGAGAAGGTCGCCGATCCATACCGATGGCTTGAAAGCATGGATTCAAGCGCCGTGGCTGATTGGGTGAAGGAGCAGAACGCGGTGACTTTCGAATATCTCGGAAAGATTCCGTTCCGCGAAAAATTGCGCTCGCGCCTCAGTGCCATCTGGAATTATCCACGCCAGAGCGCGCCGTGGCGCGCGGGAGAGTATTGGTTCATGAGCCGCAATACCGGTTTGCAGAATCAAAGTCTCGTGTACGTGCGCAAGGGCCTCGACGGCGCGGAACGTGTATTCCTCGATCCGAACACACTGTCGAAGGACGGGACCGTGGCGCTCGGCGGGCTGTTCGACTCCCACGACGGCACATACATGGCCTACACGATATCTCGCAGCGGCTCCGACTGGCAGGAGATACACGTGCAGAACATCGCCACCGGAGAAAAACTTTCCGATCACATCACCGGCGTAAAATTTTCCGGCGCGAGCTGGCACGGCAACGGCTTCTACTACAACCGCTACAGCGATCCGACGAAGGAGGACCTCTCGCTCTCGGCGGTGAACGAGCGGCAGAAAGTGTACTACCACAAGCTCGGCACGCCGCAGTCCGCCGATGTGCTGATCCATGAAGACTCGGAACATCCGCGCCGCACCTTCTCGGTGAGCAGCACCGACGACGAACGCTTCCTGATTCTTGCCGTCTCCGAACAGGGCAAGGACGGCAACGCCTTGTATGTGCGCGATCTCGCCAAAAAGGAGACTACGTGGCGGCCGATCGTCGAGACGTTCGACGACGACTTCTGGGTGATCGATCACGAGAACGGTGTACTTCTCGTCAACACCAACAAGGGCGCGCCACGCCGCACGGTGGTGCGGATCGATCCCGCGCATCCCGAGGAAAAAAACTGGACCGTGCTGCTGCCGCAGAAAAATGACGTGCTCGCCTCGGCGGGGACGGTGGGCGGGCGATTGATCGCCGTCTATATGCACGACGCGCATCACGCGGTGTTCCAATACACACTCGACGGAAAACTCGAGCGCGAGATAACGCTGCCCACGCTGTGTACCGTGGGGGGCTTCGGCGGGAAAAAAGAGGACCAGTTTACCTTTTATTCCGTCACATCGTTCACCTTCCCGAACGCCGTGTACAAGTATGAGATCACAACGGGGAAGTCCACGCTGTACTGGCGTCCCGACATCGCCGCCGACCTCGAAACCTACGAGACCCGGCAGGTGTTTTACCGCAGCAAGGATGGAACGCGCGTACCGATGTTTCTGGTGCATAAGAAGGGCCTGAAGCTCGACGGCACGAATCCGACGCTGTTGTATGCGTATGGCGGATTTAATGCGAGTATGACACCTTCGTTCAGCGCCGCGCGCCTGGTGTGGCTCGAGAATGGCGGTGTGTACGCGATGGCCTGCCTTCGTGGCGGAGGCGAGTATGGCGAGGAGTGGCACAAGGCGGGCACGCGCCTGCGCAAACAGAACGTGTTCGACGATTTCATCGCGGCCGCCGAATATCTTGTGAAAGAGAAATACACATCGCCGTCCAAACTCGCCATGCAGGGCGGATCGAATGGCGGACTGCTTGTTGGCGCGGTGGCGAATCAGCGTCCGGACCTGTTTGCGGTGGCCCTTCCGGCAGTCGGTGTGATGGACATGCTGCGTTTTCACACCTTCACGATCGGCTGGGCGTGGGTGAGTGATTACGGATCGAGTGACGATCCCGCCGAGTATCGCGCGCTCAAGGCCTATTCACCCTTGCACAACATCCGCAGCGGCGTCGACTATCCCGCCACGCTTGTCACCACCGCCGACCACGACGACCGCGTGGTGCCCGCGCACTCCTTCAAGTACATCGCGACCCTTCAGGAAAAGTACACGGGTAACAAACCTGTCCTTATCCGCATCGACACAAAGGCCGGACACGGCGGCGGCAAGCCGATGAGCAAAATCATTGAAGAAACCGCCGATGTCTATGCGTTTACGATGTATCATCTGGGGATGAATGCCGAGTGA
- a CDS encoding Omp28-related outer membrane protein yields the protein MRRVYTLLALLFATGVFVSAMPSTLLAQGQGEGNRVAGQWTTFTKMPVAKINHAAARIGGAVFVLGGTTGTDASLDSYIYDLGTDTWTRGIPSPLNRNYGIAESINDKVYFIGGYSTLSPIFRLVNPVSEFDPASNQWKELSPMPTPVAAAGSFVVDNKIYVVGGSASGGFNTDYKDLVQIFDPATNKWEAGTPLPFAARNIGATAIGNTCYIIGGYNNKVQPAVKKEVYKGEVSGTTITWTKVADFPAGTPAGIERASVGAAEGKIWLAGGRTNSGVSSKAFTYDPATDTWEAQSDKPSGTHSTTRFIYDGTGLLYVFGGTMGSGQSDATEAIQTKASPNFAVAGVNINTQVKPGDAKRFLVTISNTGTGSCTWSAAVSGEGASAVRVVQSQGTLRTDEYGQVTIIIDANGIAAGPHTASVDFTSSDPLHATYKLPLSFTVTNPYRVGKRVFLEEWTGTWCGWCPYGVDSIHAIMERYPDNLVVASYHNGDAMEFISDADQTWLGVKFFPGGFVDRNYYAGEQYTMVGRDVWGKYVEAQAAKTTPVDITFSNKTYDRATKQTTITVNVKFLEDVQPPLRLNLLLMESGQNYLHKLFGNPNQTIINPFFHEHVVKQLLPDALGTEVLGTNPGAAGTIFSQQYSFVSKDSIPENAELVAFVHRSTANGIGEVLQVNDHYVVDDILTAVDAPLSTSFAVLENYPNPFNPATTIVYSIPAASRVTLVVTDMMGREVARLADDDKAAGTYTATWNSGALASGTYVARLVAGNTVITRSMTLIK from the coding sequence ATGAGACGTGTGTACACGCTTCTCGCCCTGTTGTTTGCAACGGGCGTGTTTGTTTCCGCCATGCCATCCACACTGCTCGCGCAGGGTCAGGGCGAAGGCAATCGCGTCGCGGGTCAGTGGACGACGTTCACGAAGATGCCTGTCGCGAAAATCAATCATGCCGCCGCACGTATCGGCGGAGCAGTGTTTGTCCTCGGTGGCACCACTGGTACAGACGCATCACTCGATTCATACATTTACGACCTCGGCACCGACACGTGGACGCGCGGCATTCCATCGCCGCTGAACCGCAACTACGGCATCGCGGAATCGATCAACGACAAGGTGTATTTTATCGGCGGGTACTCGACACTCTCCCCCATTTTCCGACTGGTGAATCCGGTGTCCGAATTTGATCCGGCATCAAATCAGTGGAAGGAATTGTCGCCGATGCCCACGCCTGTGGCGGCCGCGGGTTCCTTTGTGGTCGACAACAAAATCTACGTGGTTGGCGGATCGGCCAGCGGCGGATTCAACACCGACTACAAGGATCTCGTGCAGATATTCGATCCCGCAACAAACAAGTGGGAAGCGGGAACGCCGCTCCCCTTCGCGGCGCGCAACATCGGCGCCACGGCCATCGGCAACACCTGCTACATCATCGGCGGCTACAACAACAAGGTGCAGCCCGCGGTGAAAAAGGAAGTGTACAAGGGCGAAGTATCGGGCACAACGATCACCTGGACCAAGGTAGCGGATTTCCCCGCCGGCACACCGGCAGGCATCGAACGCGCGAGTGTCGGCGCGGCCGAAGGCAAGATCTGGCTCGCGGGCGGACGCACGAACTCCGGCGTCAGCTCCAAGGCCTTTACCTACGATCCGGCAACCGACACCTGGGAAGCGCAGTCCGACAAACCCTCGGGTACACATTCCACCACACGCTTCATTTACGACGGCACGGGGCTCCTGTACGTGTTCGGCGGCACGATGGGCAGCGGACAGTCCGACGCGACCGAGGCGATTCAGACCAAGGCCTCGCCGAACTTCGCCGTCGCGGGTGTAAACATCAACACGCAGGTGAAGCCGGGCGACGCCAAGCGCTTCCTCGTGACGATTTCAAACACCGGCACCGGTTCGTGCACATGGAGCGCGGCGGTGTCGGGCGAAGGCGCGAGCGCGGTGAGAGTGGTGCAGTCGCAGGGCACATTGCGCACGGACGAGTATGGTCAGGTGACCATCATCATCGACGCCAACGGCATTGCGGCCGGTCCGCACACCGCCAGTGTCGATTTCACGAGCAGTGATCCCCTGCACGCGACCTACAAACTGCCCCTCTCGTTCACCGTCACAAATCCGTATCGCGTCGGGAAACGTGTCTTCCTCGAAGAGTGGACCGGAACCTGGTGCGGCTGGTGTCCCTACGGTGTGGACAGCATCCACGCGATCATGGAGCGTTATCCCGACAATCTCGTTGTCGCCTCCTATCACAACGGTGACGCGATGGAATTCATCTCCGACGCAGACCAGACTTGGCTCGGCGTGAAGTTCTTCCCCGGTGGTTTTGTGGATCGTAATTATTACGCCGGCGAGCAGTACACCATGGTCGGCCGCGATGTGTGGGGCAAGTATGTCGAAGCGCAGGCTGCAAAGACCACACCGGTCGACATCACCTTCTCGAACAAGACCTACGACCGTGCGACAAAACAGACCACCATCACCGTCAACGTGAAGTTCCTCGAAGACGTGCAGCCGCCGCTGCGACTGAACCTCCTGCTTATGGAGAGCGGCCAGAATTATCTGCACAAACTCTTCGGCAATCCGAACCAGACCATCATCAATCCGTTCTTCCACGAACACGTCGTGAAGCAGTTGCTCCCCGATGCGCTCGGAACGGAAGTGCTCGGAACGAATCCCGGCGCGGCCGGCACGATTTTCTCGCAGCAATATTCGTTCGTCTCGAAGGACTCGATTCCCGAGAACGCGGAACTCGTGGCCTTTGTCCATCGCAGCACGGCGAACGGCATCGGCGAGGTGCTGCAGGTAAACGATCACTATGTCGTCGACGACATTCTCACAGCGGTGGACGCTCCCCTCTCCACCAGCTTCGCGGTGCTCGAGAATTATCCGAATCCGTTTAATCCCGCGACCACCATTGTGTACAGCATCCCGGCCGCCTCGCGCGTGACGCTTGTTGTGACCGATATGATGGGCCGCGAAGTCGCCCGTCTTGCCGACGACGACAAGGCCGCCGGCACGTACACCGCGACATGGAACAGTGGCGCCCTCGCATCGGGCACGTATGTTGCGCGGCTCGTTGCGGGTAATACGGTGATTACGCGGAGTATGACGCTGATCAAGTAA
- a CDS encoding metallophosphoesterase yields MAIRFSFRSALIRSLVFIVLAVSCTISAALAQKPLVSFGVVADVQWSDRDADGPRDYRGSLARLRTVLAALSVEGVAFTASLGDNIDGWETDSLRSGRDIDTVMRTFAAIKGRTVYVAGNHCHRAGASVLRKKWKLKSLYHDFVLPAAKGWHFVVLDANDGAGAEIGEKQKLWLRGVLAAAAKKRERVIVFCHYPLLFEASPNHRLDNPAPILSILDSSRCVVAWIAGHDHIGGYALRNGVHHITVKALVEYPEKPPFAVFKLYADQIVEVGYGAEPMRICRIE; encoded by the coding sequence ATGGCGATCCGCTTCTCGTTTCGTAGTGCTTTGATCCGCTCCCTCGTTTTTATAGTGCTTGCGGTCTCGTGTACGATATCCGCGGCGCTGGCGCAGAAACCCCTGGTGTCGTTTGGTGTCGTGGCCGACGTGCAGTGGTCCGACCGCGACGCGGACGGCCCGCGCGACTATCGGGGTTCGCTCGCGCGGCTCAGGACCGTGCTTGCCGCGCTGAGTGTGGAAGGTGTGGCGTTCACGGCCTCGCTCGGCGACAATATCGACGGGTGGGAGACCGATTCGCTGCGCTCCGGTCGCGACATCGACACCGTGATGCGTACCTTCGCCGCTATCAAAGGCCGCACAGTGTACGTGGCGGGCAATCACTGCCATCGTGCCGGGGCGTCGGTATTGCGGAAGAAGTGGAAACTGAAGTCGCTGTACCACGACTTTGTCCTGCCGGCGGCCAAGGGCTGGCACTTCGTTGTGCTCGACGCCAACGACGGCGCTGGCGCCGAAATCGGCGAGAAGCAGAAGCTCTGGCTGCGCGGAGTGCTTGCCGCGGCGGCAAAAAAGCGCGAACGGGTGATTGTCTTCTGCCACTACCCGCTGCTCTTCGAGGCCTCGCCCAATCACCGTCTCGACAATCCCGCCCCGATACTGTCCATCCTCGATTCTTCCCGCTGCGTTGTGGCCTGGATAGCGGGCCACGACCACATAGGCGGCTACGCACTCAGAAACGGCGTTCATCACATCACGGTGAAAGCGCTTGTCGAATATCCCGAGAAGCCGCCCTTCGCCGTCTTTAAACTCTATGCGGATCAAATTGTGGAAGTCGGCTACGGCGCCGAACCGATGCGGATATGCCGGATTGAGTAG
- the lexA gene encoding repressor LexA: MPVQWTENRKKVARFLERYVDENGRAPSLDEIADATGLWKRSVEIVLKGLEKMGVIEITPGISRGIRLMRHMEVRVPILGDVRAGAPALAQEEALEFLTFDKRIVPFENPVALRVQGFSMKDAGILPGDVVLLREQRHASTGETVVAWYNGGLTVKTFSQSGHRVRLLPANPSFKEIEVEKEDEFFIVGKVMLVLRDLGNCFDFRTESAKLN, encoded by the coding sequence ATGCCGGTACAGTGGACGGAAAACAGAAAAAAGGTCGCGCGATTTTTGGAGCGCTACGTGGACGAAAACGGGCGCGCGCCGAGTCTGGATGAGATCGCCGACGCGACAGGTCTCTGGAAGCGCAGCGTCGAAATCGTGCTGAAGGGCCTCGAAAAAATGGGCGTGATCGAAATCACGCCGGGCATCAGTCGCGGCATCCGGTTGATGCGCCACATGGAGGTGCGCGTGCCGATACTCGGGGATGTGCGCGCAGGCGCGCCCGCACTCGCGCAGGAGGAGGCGCTCGAGTTCCTGACCTTCGACAAACGCATCGTGCCCTTTGAAAATCCCGTTGCACTGCGTGTGCAGGGTTTCAGCATGAAGGACGCGGGCATTCTGCCTGGGGACGTGGTGCTGCTGCGCGAACAGCGCCATGCCTCGACGGGGGAAACCGTGGTTGCCTGGTACAACGGCGGTTTGACCGTGAAGACGTTCTCGCAGAGCGGGCACAGGGTGCGGCTTTTGCCGGCCAATCCCTCGTTCAAGGAGATCGAGGTGGAAAAAGAGGATGAGTTCTTTATTGTCGGAAAGGTGATGCTCGTGCTTCGCGATCTCGGGAACTGTTTTGACTTCCGTACCGAATCGGCGAAATTGAACTGA